DNA from Gramella sp. MAR_2010_147:
ACGAATACATGATGTACTCGTGGCTTTATATTTTAAATAAAACTTATTCTATTTCAGATACTCTTAATGTATTCACCATTCCTTTTGCGGTTATAGGCATTGCCGCAAGATTAATAGTAAAATCACCAGTTTCTACAAATTTTGTCTTTTTAGCCATATCACTAATATCTTCTATGGTTTCATCTGTACTTACAAATTTATCATAGTAGAAGGCTTTTACACCCCATAGTAAACTTAACTGATTAAGAATTCTTCTATTGGACGTAAAAACCAGGATATGTGCTTCTGGTCTCCATGCAGAGATCTGAAAGGCAGTATAGCCACTATTGGTAAGAGTACAAATAGCTTTAGCCTTGATCTCATTGGCCATATGGGCTGCATGATAACACACCGCTTTAGTGATATATCTTTTTGTTCTTACATGGGGCGGCTCATGTGGAACCTTAATCAAAGGGGAATTCTCAACACTCTGAAGAATCTGAGACATTTTCTGAATTACCTGTACCGGGTATTGTCCTACAGAAGTCTCCCCACTAAGCATTACCGCATCGGCACCATCCATCACAGAGTTTGCAACATCGTTTACCTCAGCTCTTGTTGGAGTTAGGCTCGTGATCATGGTTTCCATCATTTGTGTAGCGATAATGACAGGAATTCTAGCCTTTTTTGCCGTAAGCACCAGTTTCTTCTGAATTAGAGGAACTTCCTGAGCCGGAATTTCTACACCAAGATCTCCACGGGCTACCATTAGACCATCACAATAGGCAACTATTTTATCAATATTTGCTACTCCTTCGGGTTTTTCGATCTTGGCAACAATTGGAATTTTATATTTTGAGTGTTTTTTGATAAGTTCCTGAAGCTCCATAAGATCTTCAGCATGTCTCACAAAAGAAAGCGCCATCCAGTCTACTCCTATTTCACAGGCAAATTTTGCATCTTTTACATCTTTTTCAGTAAGCGCGGGCAATGAAATATTAGTATTTGGAAGGTTAACCCCTTTCTTAGACTTCAATGGACCTCCCTGGATCACTTTGGTTTTTACTTCATCCTTTTTATTGGTTTTCACCACTTCAAAGATAAGTTTACCATCATCCAGCAAAATTCTTTCTCCTGCTTTAACATCCCTTGGAAAAGAGTCATAATTCATATAAACCCTTTCTGCAGTTCCTTTGAATTCTTTTCCTGTAGCGAAAACTATATGATCGCCTTCATTTACCACCACTTCCTCCTTCATCACGCCAACTCTAAGTTTTGGACCCTGAAGATCCCCTAAAATGGCAGCGTTAAATCCGTCCTCATCATTCAATTCCCTGATCATTTTAATCCTTTCCCTTACATCGTCATAATTGGCGTGGGAAAAATTAATACGAAAAACATTCACACCCTCCTGCAGCATTTTTCTTAATACATCCTTACTACTGGTTGCAGGGCCCAGTGTTGCTACTATTTTTGTTTTTTTGTTGGTAGGCATTATTCGAATATTAGATTTTGTTTGGATTTTAGATTATCAACATCAACGGCATATACAGCCTGAACTCCAGGTATCTGTCCTATTTTGTTGAGCACCCTGTTAAATTCTTTTGGTCGAATCTCTTCACTGATTTTTAAAAAAAAATCAACCTTATTATATTCAGGGATCAAATTTACTTCCTGAGGACTCAATTCTTCCTCTTCAAATAGCGACCCGGAACTAAGAATTTTTTTCGCCTCTCCCTTAAACTTGTTAGCGACTAGATCTAGGCTATAATATGAATTTGGTTCTTTATGTGAAAACAGAGCATAAAAAGCATCATAATCTGTATGATTAAAATCTATATCCTTTCGTTCCCGTTCCAGATTAACTTTAAGATACTTATTTAGAAAATATGCCATTTTATATCCCTCAAGTGAGGAATAAATGGCAATTAAATTAAAATGCTCATCTTCAACTTCCAGAAGCATTTTATGCGATTGCATAAACTTATACTTTAAGGTTAAAGATACTATATGATTAACAAAATGAAGATATTAAGGCCCTAAAATTCATAATTTTTTACGAAAACGTTTTAGTTTACGTGAAATCATTAAAATTCAATCTATTTTATTCTGGAGCGCATAATAAGCTCTTTTTGAGGCTTTCTCTTCTGCTTTTTTCTTGGAAGTTGCTCGTGCCTTGGCCACAACCCGGCCATCTAATCTAAGTTTTACCGCAAAATGCTTGAGTTCATTATTGCCGGTATCTTCATACACATTAAAATCGAATTCTTTCTTTTCTTTTTGACACCATTCAATGACCAGGCTTTTATAACTAATCACTTTCCCTTCTAACTGTTCAATATCTACATAAGGATCTATTACGCGCTCATAAATAAATCTTTTACAGTATTTATAACCCCTATCCAGGTAAATCGCTCCGACCAGCGCTTCAAATAAATTACCATGAATATTTACCCCGAACTGATCTGTAGGAATATTTGTTTGGATATGCTTGATGAGCATCAGGTCTTTTCCAAGCTCATTGAGATGCTTTCTACTCACCACTTTAGACCTCATCTTAGTTAGATAACCTTCATTTCCCCCAGGAACTGCTTTAAATAAATGAGACGCTACCACCGCACTCAACATGGCATCTCCGAGGAATTCCAGGCGTTCAAAATTAATGGCATTCCCTGCTTCATCTTTTCGGTTTAAAGAGCGATGCGTAAAGGCTTTTTTGTAAGGGGATATGGACTTAGGTTTAAATCCGAGTATTTTAGTAAGTATATTAAAAAAATTCCCGCCTTTTGAAGAACGGGAATTTAGTATGTTACGAATAACGCTCATCGGTTATTCGTCCAGTTTCTTAAACACCACACAGGCGTTATGGCCGCCAAAACCAAATGTATTGCTCATTACAACCTCAACATCTCTCTTTTGAGCCTTATTTAATGTAAGGTTCAATTCAGGATCAATGTTTTCATCGTTATGCTCATGATTAATAGTTGGAGGTACAATTCCATGTTTCATAGAAAGAATTGCTGCAATCGCTTCAATCGCTCCCGCTGCTCCTAATAAATGACCCGTCATTGACTTGGTAGAATTGATGTTCATTGTTTTTGCATGCTCTCCAAAAACCTTGGTAATTGCTTTCAATTCAGCAACATCCCCAAGAGGCGTTGAAGTACCATGCGTGTTAATCGCATCTACATCTTCCGGTTTTAATCCGGCATTTTTCAGGCAATTCTTCATTACCGCTACTACTCCGTCACCTTCAGGATGAGGTGCCGTCATATGATAGGCGTCTGAAGATAATCCTCCACCCATTACCTCGGCATAGATCTTAGCTCCTCTGGCTTTCGCGTGCTCATACTCTTCTAATATAAGCGCACCACCACCTTCACCAAGAACGAATCCGTCTCTTGTAGCATCAAAAGGTCTCGATGCTGTTTCGGGATTTTCGTTTCTTGTGGAAAGGGCATGCATTGCGTTAAATCCGCCCATTCCCGCTATGGTAACTGCTGCTTCAGATCCTCCTGAAACAATGATATCACTATGACCTAAACGAATATTGTTCAGTGCATCTATCATCGCATTTGCTGAAGATGCACATGCCGATACTGTGGTATAATTGGCCCCCATGAATCCGTGTTTGATAGAAATATTACCAGGGGCAATATCTGCGATCATCTTCGGAATAAAGAAAGGGTTGAATCTTGGAGAACCATCACCTTCTGCAAAATTGATCATTTCATTCTGGAAAGTTTCAAGACCACCTATCCCTGCTCCCCAAATTACGCCAACCCGATATTTGTCTACAGTATTTAGATCGATTCCTGAATCCTGAATGGCTTCATCTGCAGAAACCATGGCATACTGAGCGAACCTGTCAAGTTTTCTCGCCTCCTTTCGATCAAAATGATCTAGCGGATTAAAGTTTTTGAGTTCGCAAGCGAATTTAGTCTTGAACTTTTCGGTATCAAAATAAGTGATAGGCGCGCTACCACTTTTACCGTTTACAAGTCCCTCCCAATATTCCTCTAAGTTGTTACCTATTGGGGTTAAGGCACCAAGGCCTGTAACTACTACTCGCTTTAACTCCATATGGTGTGTTGATTTTATTTCTTAGCGTCTTCGATATATGAAATTGCCTGACCTACAGTAGCAATATTCTCTGCCTGATCGTCTGGGATCTGGATGTCAAATTCCTTCTCAAATTCCATGATCAATTCTACTGTGTCTAGTGAATCAGCACCCAAGTCGTTGGTGAAGCTGGCTTCGTTTACAACTTCATTCTCGTCAACTCCCAATTTGTCAACGATAATAGCTTTTACTCTTGATGCAATGTCTGACATAATTTTTTATTTTAATTTTGATTAGGTGGCAAAAATAAAAAACTTTATTTTAAAACCGATTTTTCCTCTAAAAATGTGATGGTAATTTACATAAATTCATTGAAAGCAATTAATTTTACATCCTAATAAATGTTAACAAGCTTATTTTGAGTGATAAAGAAAGTACGAACACAAAAAAGATTGTAATTTTTGCTTCCGGTTCCGGTACCAATGCCGAAAATATCATAAAATACTTCCAGAAATCCAAAAATATCCAGGTAGCTGCAGTTCTTTCTAACCGAAGATCGGCCGGAGTTTTAAAACGAGCCCACGATCTAAATGTAAAAGCGCTGTTATTTGATAAGGAAGCGTTTTATGGCACCAATGACGTATTGAACATTTTAAAAGATATAGACCCCGATCTTATTGTTCTTGCCGGGTTTCTTTGGTTATTTCCATCAAATATCATCCATGAATTTCCTGATAAAATTATCAATATCCACCCTGCATTATTACCTAAATATGGTGGGAAGGGAATGTATGGATCTAAAGTTCACGAAACGGTCATTGCAGAAAAAGAAGTAAAAAGCGGCATTACCATTCATTATGTAAATGAAAAATATGATGAAGGCAACACCATTTTTCAGGCTTCTGTACATATAGAAAATCATGATACAGCTGAAAGCCTAGCTGAAAAAATTCATGAGCTCGAATATAAACACTTCCCTGAAATAATTCAGCAAGTATTAGAAGAATCTAACTAATGCAAACTCCCAAAGTTCATATATACACTGATGGGGCTGCTCGAGGCAATCCCGGACCAGGCGGTTTTGGGGTGGTGATGGAATGGGTAGGCAAACCCTATAAAAAAGAATATGCTCAGGGTTTTAAACTTACCACCAATAACCGGATGGAGTTGATGGCGGTTATCGTTGCCATTAGTAAACTTAAAAATCCCGGGACACCTGCAAAAGTTTTCACCGATTCAAAATATGTGGCTGATGCGGTGAATAAAGGCTGGGTATTTAATTGGGAAAAAAAGAATTTTGTCAATCGCAAGAATACTGATCTATGGAAAGCATTTTTAAAAGTCTTCCGAAGACATGAAGTTCAATTTCAATGGATCAAGGGTCATAACGATCATCCCCAGAATGAACGCTGTGACGCATTAGCGGTAATGGCTTCCAAGGGAAAAGATCTTTTAGAAGATACCGGTTACAAAGCTTAACATTTTGCAACTGCTTTCAGGTTTACAGCTTGAAAAACAAACTGTATATTTGCAGCGTCATTTTAAACCCCGTTATGAGTAAATTACTTATTGTAGGAACCGTTGCGTTCGATGCCATTGAAACTCCATTTGGAAAAACCGATAAAATTTTAGGTGGTGCTGCCACTTATATTGGGCTATCTGCCTCAAATTTTGATATAAACAGTGCTGTAGTTTCAGTAGTTGGCGACGATTTCCCCCAGGAATATTTAGATCTGCTTAAAGAAAATAATATAGACATAAAAGGTGTTGAAGTTGTAAAAGGCGGTAAAACCTTCTTTTGGAGCGGTAGATATCATAACGATCTAAACACTAGAGACACACTGGATACTCAGCTGAATGTTCTTGCTGATTTTGATCCTGTGGTTCCTGAAACACATAAGGATTCAGAATTTGTAATGCTTGGAAATTTGCATCCTTTAGTTCAGTTAAGTGTCCTGGAGCAGGTAAAATCGCCGAAGCTCGTAGTTTTAGACACTATGAATTTCTGGATGGATAATAGTCTGGAAGATTTGATGAAGGTGATTGCTAAAGTTGATGTTATTACTATTAATGATGAAGAAGCAAGACAACTTTCAGGAGAATATTCATTGGTAAAAGCGGCCAGGAAAATTGAAGAAATGGGGCCAAAATATGTGGTAATTAAAAAAGGTGAGCATGGTGCTTTACTTTTTCATAAAGATCAGATATTCTTTGCGCCGGCTTTACCTTTAGAAGAAGTTTTTGACCCAACTGGTGCGGGAGATACCTTTGCTGGTGGATTTATTGGTTATCTGGCCAAAACCGGAGATATTTCTTTTGAAAATATGAAGAGCGCAATTATCTATGGTTCCAATCTTGCCTCCTTTTGCGTAGAAAAATTTGGAACAGAGAGAATGCAATCCCTAACAGGAGATGAAATGAACAAAAGGCTTGATCAGTTCAGGAAGCTAACACAATTTGAAACACAATTAGATTAAAAATAACGCCCTGTAATTTCAGGGCTTTTTTTGTGACAAACACCAAACACAACAAATTCCTAAAGGAAACTAAGATATGAGTGATGCTTTAAAACACGAATGCGGAATTGCACATATAAGGCTTTTAAAACCTCTTGATTACTACAAGAAAAAATACGGTACAGCATTTTACGGCGTAAATAAAATGTACCTGATGATGGAGAAGCAACATAACCGTGGCCAGGATGGCGCTGGTTTTGCGAGCATTAAACTTAATACTATTCCTGGAGAACGCTACATCAGTAGGGTTCGTTCTAATCAGGCTCAGCCAATACAGGATATTTTTGCACAGATCAACGAACGGATTAATGAAGAAATAAAAGCTAATCCAGAATATGCCGATGACACAGAGCTGCAAAAAAGGTTTATTCCCTATTTAGGAGAGGTGTTTTTAGGACATGTGAGATATGGCACTTTTGGAAAGAACAGTATTGAAAATGTTCATCCATTTCTTAGGCAGAATAACTGGATGCACCGTAATCTTATCGTTGCGGGCAATTTTAATATGACCAATGTTAACAAGCTTTTCAATAATCTTGTGGAACTTGGCCAGCACCCAAAAGAGAGAGCAGACACTGTTACCGTGATGGAAAAAATTGGTCATTTCCTGGATGATGAGGTTCGCAAACTATATAAGAAATTAAAAAAAGAAGGTTTTTCAAAAGTGGAAGCCTCCCCTGTAATCGCAGAAAAGCTGAATGTCGCCAAGATCCTTAGAAAATCTTCAAAAAACTGGGATGGTGGTTATGCCATGGCCGGATTAATTGGGCATGGTGATTCTTTTGTGCTTCGTGATCCTGCAGGAATAAGACCCGCTTACTATTATAAAGATGATGAAGTGGTAGTGGTGGCATCTGAAAGACCGGTGATACAAACCGTGTTTAATGTAGATTTTGATGATGTTCATGAATTACCTCCGGGGAATGCCATTATTACTAAAAAGAACGGCGAGGTTTCAATAACTGAGATCCTTGAGCCCTTAGAACGGAAAGCATGTTCTTTTGAGCGCATCTATTTTTCAAGAGGTAGTGATGCTGAGATCTATGAAGAGCGAAAAATGCTCGGTAGGCTTTTAATGCCAGAAGTTTTGAAGTCTATAAATCACGACACCCTCAAAACTGTGTTTTCTTTTATCCCGAATACTGCGGAAACTTCTTTCTATGGGATGGTAGAAGCTGCTCAGGATGAATTAAATAAACAAAAGAACGAGGCAATTCTTGAAGAAAAAGAAACATTGACAGATGCCAGGCTTCAGGAAATTCTATCTCATAGATTAAGGACAGAAAAAATTGCTATTAAAGATGTAAAGCTTAGAACTTTCATTACAGAAGATAGCAGTCGTGATGATCTTGTTGCCCATGTCTATGATGTTACTTATGGAGTTGTAAAACCGGAAGATAACCTCGTAATCATTGATGATAGTATTGTACGGGGAACAACCCTGAAAAAGAGCATCATTAAAATGATGGACAGATTAAAACCTAAAAAAATCGTTGTGGTTTCCTCTGCTCCCCAAATTAGATATCCAGATTGTTATGGAATAGACATGGCCAGACTGGAAGATCTTGTAGCTTTTAGGGCGGCGCTGGAATTATTAAACCAAAACGGTAAGTATGCGATTGTAGAACAGGTTTATAATAAATGTAAGGAGCAGGTTGACCTGGACGATAAAGAAGTTCAAAACTTTGTAAAAGAGATTTACGATCCGTTTACCGATGAAGAAATTTCTAATAAAATTTCTGAACTATTATGTGATAAAGATGTAAACGCCGAAGTAAAAGTCATATATCAAACGGTAGAAAACCTGCATAAAGCATGCCCTAAGAATCTGGGAGATTGGTACTTCACAGGAGATTATCCAACAGCTGGTGGGAACAGGGTAGTAAATAGAGCCTTTATGAACTTTTTCGAAGGGAAAAAAGACCGTGCCTATTAAAAAAATACCTTTTAACTAGTATAATTGCACTTTGTCTATTATTTTTTTTACACCGTGCTTTTATATCTACATTTAGACTTGCCATAACATAAGTAGGTTAAGTTCATGGTAGATTTGGGGCAAAAAAAGGTGGAATTCATTCCGCCTTTTTTTATTTCTACCCGCTTCTAGATTGTAGAAAAGTTTCTTCTAACTCCTATACATTTTTTTGATTTACAGCTATTTAACTAGTTTTTAGGCACTTCGTCTAAAAAAATAAAAACATAGAAAGTTTCTTTCTATCTTTAAACTACCATAGCATAAGTAGGTTAAGTTCATGGTAGATTTGGGGCAAAAAAAGGTGGAATTTTTATTCCGCCTTTTTTTATGAATATAATAGATGAACAATATTCATTCTCAAATGAATAATTTATCGATAAACTGCTCAAAAAACTGAATTATAGCCCTTTAACTAATTTTTGGGTATTTCATCTAAAAAGTAAAATTTAAAGAATAATTCGGTATATATTTACTATACCATAGCATAAGTAGGTTAAGTTCATGGTAGATTTGGGGCAAAAAAAGGTGGAATTCATTCCGCCTTTTTTTATGGAGTAAACTCAGGTTCAGGCATAAAAAAGGCCGCATATAGCGACCTTTTTCATATCTATTTATTACTAGTACTCGTTATTTTTATTTTGCTTTCGCATAACGACTTGAAACTTCCTGCCAATCTATTACGTTAAAAAACGCATCAATATATTCCGGACGTTTGTTTTGATAGTTTAAATAATAGGCATGCTCCCAAACATCAAGACCTAAAATTGGAGTTCCTCCACATCCTACTTCCGGCATAATTGGATTATCCTGGTTTGGTGTAGAACAAACCTCAACTTTCCCGCCATCGTGAACACAAAGCCAGGCCCAACCAGAACCAAACTGTCCAGCTGCAGCTTTTGAAAATTCTTCTTTAAAAGCTTCAAAAGACCCATAAGCGGCATCAATTGCACTGGCTAATTCACCCTCTGGCTTTCCTCCTCCATCTGGAGACATGATTTCCCAGAATAAACTGTGATTATAAAAACCACCTCCGTTATTACGAACCGCTTTATTAGACTTATCGAGATTCTTTAAAATGTTCTCGATATTTTTTCCATCCATATCGGTTCCTTCAATAGCGGCATTCAGTTTTTTTGTGTACCCAGCATGGTGCTTACCATGGTGAATTTCCATAGTTTTTGCATCTATATGTGGCTCCAATGCGTCAAAAGCATATTTTAATTTTGGTAACTCAAAAGACATAATTATCTGATTTTTTAGTGATTAGTACTTTAATTCTCCCAAATTTAGCTATTCAGGTATTTAATGGAAATTATTTAGTGTTATAAAATACTTAAAAGCAGCTGCGTTTTAAATGTCATTTTTATTTTAAATTTAAAGTTTTATGGCTGTCACCTAATTATATAATCCCATCCTTCTTGAAAAATTCCTTTAAAATTTATAATGCCTCGGCTGGCTCGGGAAAAACCTTTACCCTGGTAAAGGAATATCTTAGTATTCTCTTTACTTCACCAAAGCAAGACCGGTATAAAAATATCCTGGCAATTACATTTACTAATAAAGCTGTAGGTGAAATGAAGTCCAGGATCATTGAAAGCCTGGCTGAATTTTCAAAAACCGAGGTAAATCCTGAGAACAACCCTTTACTAAAAGTTATAGCTGAAGAAACGCAACTTCCGCCAGAGCTCATTCGAAAAAAATCTACCGAAATTCTAAAGAGTATCATCCATAATTACGCGGCTTTTGAAATCTCAACGATCGATGGCTTTACCCATAGGGTGCTTAGAACATTCGCAAGGGACCTGGGAATTCCAATGAATTTTGAAGTTGAA
Protein-coding regions in this window:
- the pyk gene encoding pyruvate kinase; this encodes MPTNKKTKIVATLGPATSSKDVLRKMLQEGVNVFRINFSHANYDDVRERIKMIRELNDEDGFNAAILGDLQGPKLRVGVMKEEVVVNEGDHIVFATGKEFKGTAERVYMNYDSFPRDVKAGERILLDDGKLIFEVVKTNKKDEVKTKVIQGGPLKSKKGVNLPNTNISLPALTEKDVKDAKFACEIGVDWMALSFVRHAEDLMELQELIKKHSKYKIPIVAKIEKPEGVANIDKIVAYCDGLMVARGDLGVEIPAQEVPLIQKKLVLTAKKARIPVIIATQMMETMITSLTPTRAEVNDVANSVMDGADAVMLSGETSVGQYPVQVIQKMSQILQSVENSPLIKVPHEPPHVRTKRYITKAVCYHAAHMANEIKAKAICTLTNSGYTAFQISAWRPEAHILVFTSNRRILNQLSLLWGVKAFYYDKFVSTDETIEDISDMAKKTKFVETGDFTINLAAMPITAKGMVNTLRVSEIE
- a CDS encoding IPExxxVDY family protein, whose protein sequence is MQSHKMLLEVEDEHFNLIAIYSSLEGYKMAYFLNKYLKVNLERERKDIDFNHTDYDAFYALFSHKEPNSYYSLDLVANKFKGEAKKILSSGSLFEEEELSPQEVNLIPEYNKVDFFLKISEEIRPKEFNRVLNKIGQIPGVQAVYAVDVDNLKSKQNLIFE
- a CDS encoding ribonuclease III domain-containing protein, producing MSVIRNILNSRSSKGGNFFNILTKILGFKPKSISPYKKAFTHRSLNRKDEAGNAINFERLEFLGDAMLSAVVASHLFKAVPGGNEGYLTKMRSKVVSRKHLNELGKDLMLIKHIQTNIPTDQFGVNIHGNLFEALVGAIYLDRGYKYCKRFIYERVIDPYVDIEQLEGKVISYKSLVIEWCQKEKKEFDFNVYEDTGNNELKHFAVKLRLDGRVVAKARATSKKKAEEKASKRAYYALQNKID
- the fabF gene encoding beta-ketoacyl-ACP synthase II; translated protein: MELKRVVVTGLGALTPIGNNLEEYWEGLVNGKSGSAPITYFDTEKFKTKFACELKNFNPLDHFDRKEARKLDRFAQYAMVSADEAIQDSGIDLNTVDKYRVGVIWGAGIGGLETFQNEMINFAEGDGSPRFNPFFIPKMIADIAPGNISIKHGFMGANYTTVSACASSANAMIDALNNIRLGHSDIIVSGGSEAAVTIAGMGGFNAMHALSTRNENPETASRPFDATRDGFVLGEGGGALILEEYEHAKARGAKIYAEVMGGGLSSDAYHMTAPHPEGDGVVAVMKNCLKNAGLKPEDVDAINTHGTSTPLGDVAELKAITKVFGEHAKTMNINSTKSMTGHLLGAAGAIEAIAAILSMKHGIVPPTINHEHNDENIDPELNLTLNKAQKRDVEVVMSNTFGFGGHNACVVFKKLDE
- a CDS encoding acyl carrier protein — protein: MSDIASRVKAIIVDKLGVDENEVVNEASFTNDLGADSLDTVELIMEFEKEFDIQIPDDQAENIATVGQAISYIEDAKK
- a CDS encoding phosphoribosylglycinamide formyltransferase, which encodes MSDKESTNTKKIVIFASGSGTNAENIIKYFQKSKNIQVAAVLSNRRSAGVLKRAHDLNVKALLFDKEAFYGTNDVLNILKDIDPDLIVLAGFLWLFPSNIIHEFPDKIINIHPALLPKYGGKGMYGSKVHETVIAEKEVKSGITIHYVNEKYDEGNTIFQASVHIENHDTAESLAEKIHELEYKHFPEIIQQVLEESN
- the rnhA gene encoding ribonuclease HI; the encoded protein is MQTPKVHIYTDGAARGNPGPGGFGVVMEWVGKPYKKEYAQGFKLTTNNRMELMAVIVAISKLKNPGTPAKVFTDSKYVADAVNKGWVFNWEKKNFVNRKNTDLWKAFLKVFRRHEVQFQWIKGHNDHPQNERCDALAVMASKGKDLLEDTGYKA
- a CDS encoding PfkB family carbohydrate kinase, whose protein sequence is MSKLLIVGTVAFDAIETPFGKTDKILGGAATYIGLSASNFDINSAVVSVVGDDFPQEYLDLLKENNIDIKGVEVVKGGKTFFWSGRYHNDLNTRDTLDTQLNVLADFDPVVPETHKDSEFVMLGNLHPLVQLSVLEQVKSPKLVVLDTMNFWMDNSLEDLMKVIAKVDVITINDEEARQLSGEYSLVKAARKIEEMGPKYVVIKKGEHGALLFHKDQIFFAPALPLEEVFDPTGAGDTFAGGFIGYLAKTGDISFENMKSAIIYGSNLASFCVEKFGTERMQSLTGDEMNKRLDQFRKLTQFETQLD
- a CDS encoding amidophosphoribosyltransferase, with protein sequence MSDALKHECGIAHIRLLKPLDYYKKKYGTAFYGVNKMYLMMEKQHNRGQDGAGFASIKLNTIPGERYISRVRSNQAQPIQDIFAQINERINEEIKANPEYADDTELQKRFIPYLGEVFLGHVRYGTFGKNSIENVHPFLRQNNWMHRNLIVAGNFNMTNVNKLFNNLVELGQHPKERADTVTVMEKIGHFLDDEVRKLYKKLKKEGFSKVEASPVIAEKLNVAKILRKSSKNWDGGYAMAGLIGHGDSFVLRDPAGIRPAYYYKDDEVVVVASERPVIQTVFNVDFDDVHELPPGNAIITKKNGEVSITEILEPLERKACSFERIYFSRGSDAEIYEERKMLGRLLMPEVLKSINHDTLKTVFSFIPNTAETSFYGMVEAAQDELNKQKNEAILEEKETLTDARLQEILSHRLRTEKIAIKDVKLRTFITEDSSRDDLVAHVYDVTYGVVKPEDNLVIIDDSIVRGTTLKKSIIKMMDRLKPKKIVVVSSAPQIRYPDCYGIDMARLEDLVAFRAALELLNQNGKYAIVEQVYNKCKEQVDLDDKEVQNFVKEIYDPFTDEEISNKISELLCDKDVNAEVKVIYQTVENLHKACPKNLGDWYFTGDYPTAGGNRVVNRAFMNFFEGKKDRAY
- a CDS encoding superoxide dismutase — protein: MSFELPKLKYAFDALEPHIDAKTMEIHHGKHHAGYTKKLNAAIEGTDMDGKNIENILKNLDKSNKAVRNNGGGFYNHSLFWEIMSPDGGGKPEGELASAIDAAYGSFEAFKEEFSKAAAGQFGSGWAWLCVHDGGKVEVCSTPNQDNPIMPEVGCGGTPILGLDVWEHAYYLNYQNKRPEYIDAFFNVIDWQEVSSRYAKAK